A single Parabacteroides timonensis DNA region contains:
- a CDS encoding OmpA family protein codes for MRKLIFIAVSALLICTSCVTKKKYLEAENGRLEAIGRGNALQEQLVDCKDTGDKLNERLAALQRDTARLGTNIRNYQTMLNSNMTQQDKLNSLLSQKMEELNERERTINELQDMINAQNEKVQRLLSSVKDALLGFSSDELTVTEKDGKVYVAMSDKLLFESGSARVDKRGKEALAKLAEVLNKQSDIDVYIEGHTDSKPINTAQFKDNWDLSVIRATSVVRILTKDYGVNPLQIQPSGRGEYMPVADNESAEGRSKNRRTEIIMAPKLDKLYQMLQ; via the coding sequence ATGAGAAAGTTGATATTCATAGCAGTCTCCGCACTGCTGATTTGCACATCATGTGTAACGAAAAAGAAATACTTAGAGGCTGAAAATGGGCGGCTGGAAGCCATCGGCCGCGGGAATGCTTTGCAGGAACAGCTTGTCGACTGCAAAGATACCGGTGACAAACTGAATGAACGGTTGGCCGCACTGCAACGGGACACGGCTCGGCTGGGTACCAACATCCGCAATTACCAGACGATGCTGAACTCGAACATGACGCAGCAGGACAAACTGAACAGTCTGCTAAGTCAGAAAATGGAGGAGTTGAACGAACGGGAACGGACGATCAACGAATTGCAGGATATGATTAATGCGCAGAATGAGAAGGTGCAGCGGTTATTAAGCAGTGTAAAGGATGCATTGTTAGGTTTCAGCAGCGACGAGTTGACGGTGACGGAAAAAGACGGCAAGGTATATGTCGCCATGTCCGACAAGCTATTGTTCGAATCGGGCAGCGCGCGTGTAGACAAGCGTGGCAAGGAAGCGCTGGCAAAGTTGGCGGAAGTCCTCAACAAGCAGTCGGATATAGACGTATATATCGAAGGGCATACGGACAGCAAGCCGATCAATACGGCACAGTTCAAGGACAACTGGGATTTGAGCGTGATACGTGCGACATCAGTAGTTCGTATCCTGACCAAAGACTATGGTGTGAACCCGTTGCAGATACAGCCTAGCGGACGCGGCGAGTATATGCCTGTTGCCGACAACGAATCTGCCGAAGGCCGCAGCAAGAACCGCCGTACGGAAATCATCATGGCTCCGAAGCTCGACAAGTTGTATCAGATGTTACAGTAA
- a CDS encoding cytochrome c biogenesis protein ResB encodes MWKQPWGYTEGWAISIGLFITGVVLQLTTGKVDATLFQYPLNALTGGVYLFFLIMVYVVSRKAVALQWFYSLTASITSLTAWMILVIIMGLTRQMAPSATVTHGGLLSGLGFMQMTVSWPFMLLFLYFLSVLGLVTIHKISRFRWKDTPFILNHAGLFITLLAAILGNGDLQRLRMTASLDGPEWRATDETGEMVELPLAIELKSFTIDEYPPKLLAIDNTTGKALPENNPENVLVENAPFSGSLLDWEIEVTHSLPMAACVRSIDTLNFVAFHSEGATTALMVKARNRVDGTEKSGWVSCGSFMFPYVSLPLSDSVSLVMPEREPKRFASEVTVYTQSGERTDALIEVNKPLSMEGWKIYQLSYDEAKGKWSRTSIFELVRDPWLPVVYAGILMMLLGSVCLFVLAPGNKLGKMAANDTKTV; translated from the coding sequence ATGTGGAAACAACCGTGGGGATATACCGAAGGGTGGGCTATTAGTATCGGCCTGTTTATTACCGGTGTCGTTCTGCAACTGACGACCGGGAAGGTGGATGCGACGCTTTTCCAGTATCCCCTCAATGCCTTAACGGGTGGAGTGTATTTGTTTTTCTTGATAATGGTTTATGTCGTGAGCCGTAAAGCCGTTGCCTTGCAATGGTTTTACAGCTTAACGGCGAGTATTACGTCTTTGACGGCCTGGATGATTTTGGTTATCATCATGGGACTGACCCGACAGATGGCTCCTTCCGCAACGGTTACTCACGGAGGACTACTGTCAGGGTTGGGTTTCATGCAAATGACGGTTTCATGGCCTTTTATGTTGCTGTTCCTTTATTTCCTGTCTGTATTGGGACTGGTCACGATCCATAAGATCAGCCGTTTCCGTTGGAAAGATACCCCCTTTATATTGAATCATGCCGGCCTCTTCATCACGCTGTTGGCTGCTATCCTCGGTAACGGTGACCTGCAACGTCTCCGCATGACGGCCTCCCTCGATGGCCCCGAATGGCGAGCTACCGACGAAACCGGCGAAATGGTGGAACTTCCTCTGGCTATCGAATTGAAGTCATTTACGATCGACGAATACCCTCCCAAACTATTAGCGATAGATAATACGACAGGTAAAGCCTTGCCGGAAAACAATCCGGAAAACGTATTGGTGGAAAATGCTCCCTTCTCCGGCAGTTTACTCGATTGGGAGATTGAAGTCACTCATTCGCTACCGATGGCTGCTTGTGTACGTAGTATCGATACCTTAAACTTTGTCGCTTTCCACTCCGAAGGTGCTACTACTGCTTTAATGGTAAAAGCCCGGAATAGGGTGGACGGAACGGAGAAAAGCGGGTGGGTCAGTTGTGGTAGTTTCATGTTTCCGTATGTTTCCCTGCCCTTAAGTGATTCTGTAAGCCTGGTGATGCCGGAACGCGAGCCCAAGCGTTTTGCTTCCGAAGTGACTGTTTATACCCAAAGCGGGGAACGGACAGATGCACTTATCGAAGTGAACAAGCCGTTAAGTATGGAAGGGTGGAAAATCTATCAGCTTAGTTATGACGAGGCTAAAGGAAAATGGAGCCGTACGAGCATCTTCGAACTGGTCAGGGACCCGTGGCTTCCGGTTGTATACGCCGGTATCCTGATGATGTTACTTGGTTCTGTCTGTCTCTTTGTTTTAGCCCCCGGGAACAAACTGGGGAAAATGGCCGCTAACGATACAAAAACTGTGTGA
- the nrfH gene encoding cytochrome c nitrite reductase small subunit: MKIKEIINTILPTKRHKLFAIIAGGAICGLGFYTFYVSRAWSYLSDEPSTCVNCHIMGPYYATWSHSSHSRNATCNDCHVPHENAAKKWFFKGMDGMRHATVFMVRGEPQVIKAIDESAEVIMNNCIRCHTQLNTEFVNTGRIDHEMAMAGEGKACWDCHREVPHGGLNSLSSTPSAIVPYPKSNTPQWLKDMLK; encoded by the coding sequence ATGAAGATAAAAGAGATCATAAACACGATTCTCCCCACGAAACGACACAAGCTGTTTGCTATTATCGCCGGGGGAGCCATCTGTGGTTTGGGCTTTTACACATTCTATGTGTCGAGGGCCTGGAGTTACTTGTCCGATGAGCCGTCTACCTGTGTGAACTGCCATATCATGGGGCCTTACTATGCCACCTGGAGTCATAGCTCGCATAGCCGGAACGCCACCTGTAACGATTGCCATGTACCACACGAAAATGCTGCCAAGAAATGGTTCTTCAAAGGCATGGACGGCATGCGGCACGCCACCGTATTCATGGTGCGAGGGGAACCGCAGGTGATTAAGGCGATAGACGAAAGCGCGGAAGTGATAATGAACAATTGTATCCGTTGCCATACGCAACTGAATACGGAATTTGTGAACACCGGCCGTATCGATCACGAAATGGCTATGGCCGGTGAAGGGAAAGCCTGCTGGGACTGTCACCGGGAAGTGCCTCACGGAGGGCTTAACAGCCTCTCGTCGACTCCCTCGGCCATCGTGCCTTATCCTAAATCGAACACGCCGCAATGGCTGAAAGACATGCTTAAATAA
- the nrfA gene encoding ammonia-forming cytochrome c nitrite reductase: MEKKLKSWQGWVLFIGTMAVVFVLGVLAASINERRAEITSVMNNKKVEIEGIEAVNEKFQPNYPREYETWTQTMDTSFQSKYNGNQAVDVLAARPEMVILWAGYAFSKDYSSPRGHMHAIDDMRHTLRVGSPMTPDEGPQPATCWTCKSPDVPRMMQAVGVDNFYKAKWAAMGDEIVNPIGCADCHEPTTMNLQISRPALIEAFQRQGRDITKATQQEMRSLVCAQCHVEYYFKGDGKYLTFPWDKGFTVEDMEAYYDAEGFADYTHKLSKAPILKAQHPDYELSMMGIHGQRGVSCADCHMPYKSEGGVKYSDHHIMSPLAMIDRTCQVCHRESEETLRNNVYERQNKANEMRNRLEAELAKAHIEAKFAWDKGATEAQMAPVLQLIRQAQWRWDFGVASHGASFHAPQEIQRILGNGLDRTMQARLAVSKVLAKLGYTDEVPMPDISTKELAQKYIGLDIPAEREAKEKFLNTVVPEWIKEAKANKRLADKS; this comes from the coding sequence ATGGAAAAGAAACTTAAATCATGGCAAGGATGGGTGTTGTTTATCGGGACAATGGCTGTCGTTTTTGTACTGGGTGTACTGGCTGCTTCCATCAACGAACGAAGGGCAGAAATCACCAGTGTAATGAATAATAAGAAAGTGGAGATAGAAGGTATCGAGGCGGTCAACGAAAAGTTCCAGCCGAACTATCCGCGCGAATACGAGACATGGACGCAGACGATGGATACGTCTTTCCAGAGTAAATACAACGGTAACCAGGCAGTTGATGTACTGGCCGCACGTCCTGAAATGGTGATCCTGTGGGCCGGATATGCTTTCTCCAAGGACTATTCTTCTCCCCGCGGACACATGCATGCTATCGACGATATGCGTCATACACTGCGTGTAGGTTCCCCGATGACACCCGACGAAGGCCCTCAGCCGGCAACTTGCTGGACTTGTAAGAGCCCGGATGTTCCCCGCATGATGCAGGCCGTAGGTGTGGATAATTTCTATAAGGCGAAATGGGCTGCTATGGGTGACGAGATCGTGAACCCGATCGGTTGTGCCGATTGCCACGAACCGACTACAATGAACCTGCAGATCAGCCGTCCGGCTTTGATCGAAGCTTTCCAGCGGCAGGGACGCGATATCACCAAAGCGACCCAGCAGGAAATGCGCTCGTTGGTTTGTGCACAGTGCCACGTGGAATATTATTTCAAGGGTGATGGTAAATATCTGACTTTCCCCTGGGATAAAGGTTTCACGGTGGAAGATATGGAAGCTTATTACGATGCAGAAGGCTTTGCCGATTATACGCATAAACTGAGCAAAGCGCCGATCCTGAAGGCACAGCATCCTGATTACGAACTGTCGATGATGGGTATCCACGGACAGCGTGGTGTATCCTGTGCCGATTGTCATATGCCGTACAAGAGTGAAGGTGGTGTGAAATACAGCGACCATCATATCATGAGCCCGCTTGCCATGATAGACCGTACTTGTCAGGTTTGCCACCGCGAAAGTGAAGAGACTTTGCGCAACAACGTTTACGAACGGCAGAACAAGGCAAACGAAATGCGTAACCGTCTGGAGGCAGAACTAGCCAAAGCACATATCGAAGCGAAGTTTGCCTGGGACAAGGGAGCTACCGAAGCACAAATGGCCCCTGTCTTGCAGTTGATCCGCCAGGCTCAATGGCGTTGGGATTTCGGAGTGGCTTCTCACGGCGCTTCTTTCCATGCTCCGCAGGAAATACAACGTATTCTGGGCAATGGTCTGGATAGAACGATGCAGGCTCGTCTGGCAGTTTCCAAAGTATTGGCTAAATTAGGCTATACGGATGAAGTTCCTATGCCGGACATCTCAACAAAAGAGTTGGCACAGAAATATATCGGCTTGGATATCCCTGCCGAACGCGAGGCAAAAGAAAAGTTTCTGAACACTGTCGTGCCCGAATGGATTAAAGAAGCAAAAGCAAACAAACGTTTAGCAGATAAGAGCTGA